From the Flavobacterium galactosidilyticum genome, one window contains:
- the uvrB gene encoding excinuclease ABC subunit UvrB, giving the protein MNFQVVSDYQPKGDQPQAIEKLAQGIIDGDPFQTLLGVTGSGKTFTVANVIQEVQRPTLVLAHNKTLAAQLYSEFKQFFPNNAVEYFVSYYDYYQPEAFMPVTGVFIEKDLSINEELEKMRMSTTASLLSGRRDILVVASVSCLYGIGNPVEFQKNLIPIEKGQMISRTKLLHQLVQSLYSRTEADFNPGSFRIKGDTVDVYPSYADEAYRIHFFGDEIEEIESFDTKDSKVLEKFERLTIYPANMFVTSPDVLQGAIWEIQQDLVKQVDYFKEIGKHLEAKRLEERTNFDLEMIRELGYCSGIENYSRYLDGRLPGTRPFCLLDYFPKDYLMVVDESHVTLSQVSAMYGGDRSRKENLVEYGFRLPAAMDNRPLKFEEFEAMQNQVIYVSATPADYELEKTDGVVVEQVIRPTGLLDPIIEIRPSLNQIDDLIEEIQVRAEIDERVLVTTLTKRMAEELAKYLTKVNIRCRYIHSEVDTLERIEIMQDLRKGIFDVLIGVNLLREGLDLPEVSLVAILDADKEGFLRSHRSLTQTIGRAARNLNGKAIMYADKITKSMQKTIDETTYRRTKQINYNTEHNLVPMALNKKIESAFTKNPLVDYELGLTVDAAAEPETTYMAKPEIEKLIREKRKSMEKAAKELDFLQAAKLRDDIKRLQGQLT; this is encoded by the coding sequence ATGAATTTCCAAGTAGTATCCGATTATCAGCCTAAAGGCGACCAACCGCAAGCCATAGAAAAATTAGCCCAAGGAATTATTGATGGTGATCCATTTCAAACACTTTTAGGAGTTACCGGTTCGGGAAAAACGTTTACCGTTGCTAATGTAATTCAGGAAGTACAAAGGCCTACATTAGTTTTGGCACACAACAAAACATTGGCTGCTCAATTGTACTCGGAATTCAAGCAATTTTTCCCTAATAATGCGGTGGAATATTTTGTTTCCTACTACGATTATTACCAACCAGAAGCTTTTATGCCTGTAACAGGAGTTTTTATTGAAAAAGATTTATCTATCAATGAAGAACTGGAAAAAATGCGTATGTCAACTACCGCTTCGTTGCTTTCTGGAAGAAGAGATATTTTAGTGGTCGCATCGGTATCGTGTTTATACGGTATTGGAAATCCTGTAGAATTTCAGAAAAATTTAATTCCAATTGAAAAAGGACAAATGATTTCTCGTACCAAATTATTACACCAATTAGTACAGAGTTTATACTCTAGAACAGAAGCTGATTTTAATCCGGGAAGTTTCAGAATAAAAGGTGATACGGTAGATGTATATCCGAGTTATGCTGATGAAGCGTACCGAATCCACTTTTTTGGTGATGAAATTGAAGAAATAGAAAGTTTTGATACTAAAGATTCTAAAGTCCTTGAAAAATTTGAAAGGCTTACTATTTATCCAGCCAATATGTTCGTGACTTCACCTGACGTATTGCAAGGAGCCATTTGGGAAATCCAACAAGATTTGGTTAAACAAGTTGATTATTTCAAAGAAATTGGAAAACATTTAGAAGCAAAACGATTAGAAGAGCGAACCAATTTTGATTTAGAAATGATTCGGGAATTAGGTTATTGTTCTGGAATTGAAAATTATTCGCGATATCTAGATGGTCGTTTACCTGGAACAAGACCTTTCTGTTTGTTAGATTATTTCCCTAAAGATTACTTAATGGTGGTCGATGAAAGTCACGTAACGCTTTCACAAGTGAGTGCGATGTATGGAGGAGACAGAAGTAGAAAAGAGAATTTAGTTGAATATGGTTTCCGACTTCCTGCAGCGATGGACAATCGTCCGTTGAAATTTGAGGAATTTGAAGCGATGCAAAATCAAGTGATTTATGTATCAGCAACTCCAGCTGATTATGAATTAGAAAAAACGGATGGTGTTGTCGTAGAGCAAGTAATTCGTCCAACAGGATTACTAGACCCAATTATTGAAATCCGTCCAAGTTTAAACCAAATTGATGATTTGATAGAAGAGATTCAAGTTCGAGCTGAAATTGATGAACGTGTTTTAGTGACCACACTAACGAAAAGAATGGCCGAAGAATTAGCTAAATATTTAACTAAAGTAAATATTCGTTGTCGTTATATTCACTCCGAAGTAGATACATTGGAACGAATTGAAATTATGCAAGATTTGCGTAAAGGAATTTTTGATGTATTAATTGGTGTCAATTTACTTCGTGAAGGATTAGATTTACCAGAAGTATCACTCGTAGCAATTTTAGATGCGGATAAAGAAGGTTTTTTGCGAAGTCACCGTTCGTTAACACAAACTATTGGTCGAGCAGCGAGAAACTTGAATGGTAAAGCCATTATGTATGCGGATAAAATTACCAAGAGCATGCAAAAAACCATTGATGAAACTACATACAGAAGAACCAAACAAATAAATTACAATACAGAACACAATCTAGTTCCGATGGCACTTAATAAGAAAATTGAAAGTGCATTTACTAAAAATCCATTAGTAGATTATGAACTAGGACTAACAGTAGATGCAGCCGCAGAACCAGAAACTACTTATATGGCTAAGCCAGAAATTGAGAAACTTATCAGGGAAAAACGCAAATCAATGGAGAAAGCTGCAAAAGAATTAGACTTTTTGCAAGCAGCTAAACTACGTGATGATATTAAAAGACTGCAAGGACAGTTAACTTAA
- a CDS encoding excinuclease ABC subunit B — protein sequence MNTFEEKRSLLLEMIAFSTVDGHLHKKEFEFLEIVAKELSFDNEVFKDFFHQELPSLPIKSEFQRIQQFYRLALLMYCDGVLHKNEATAIKQIAMQMGLSPVATNRILKLMNEAPNAMIEPKVILSIFQEQHN from the coding sequence ATGAATACATTCGAAGAAAAGAGGAGTTTGCTTCTAGAGATGATTGCTTTTTCTACTGTAGATGGACATTTGCACAAGAAAGAATTTGAGTTTCTAGAAATTGTAGCAAAAGAACTGAGTTTTGACAACGAAGTTTTCAAAGATTTTTTTCATCAGGAATTACCGTCGTTACCCATAAAATCAGAATTTCAACGGATACAACAATTTTATCGTTTAGCTTTATTAATGTATTGCGATGGCGTTTTGCATAAAAATGAAGCTACTGCCATAAAACAAATAGCTATGCAAATGGGGCTTAGTCCAGTTGCTACCAACCGTATTTTAAAACTAATGAACGAAGCGCCTAACGCTATGATAGAACCTAAAGTTATATTGAGTATTTTTCAAGAGCAACATAATTAA
- a CDS encoding dipeptide epimerase: MKLVLREYNLKLKHTFTISRESIDFQPSLIVELQNGEFSGFGEATSNPYYKTTVPVMMQDLEKIRSLIEATTNETPEDFWAKIHPHLKHDMFALCALDMAYNDLYARQKGKKLYDLWNYSTEKNPLTDYTIGIASIEKMVEKMQELPWPIYKIKLGTKEDIAIVTELRKHTNAIFRIDANCGWDVEETIKNAVILKKLGVEFLEQPLKADNWDGHKEVFKHSVLPIIADESCIIEEDVAKCHNHFHGVNVKLVKCGGLTPGRRMIQEAKKLGLKTMVGCMTESTVGISAIAQLLPQLDYVDMDGGLLLAEDIATGVTIDFGKISYSELNGTGVTLI; the protein is encoded by the coding sequence ATGAAACTAGTCCTTAGAGAATATAACCTTAAATTAAAACATACGTTTACAATTTCAAGAGAGTCAATTGACTTTCAACCATCATTAATTGTAGAATTACAAAACGGAGAATTTTCTGGTTTTGGCGAAGCTACTTCTAATCCTTATTACAAGACCACCGTTCCAGTAATGATGCAGGATTTAGAAAAAATTCGTAGCCTTATTGAAGCGACTACAAATGAAACACCAGAAGATTTTTGGGCAAAAATCCACCCGCATTTAAAACACGATATGTTTGCTTTGTGCGCATTAGATATGGCTTACAATGATCTTTATGCACGCCAAAAAGGAAAAAAACTATACGACTTGTGGAACTATAGTACTGAGAAAAATCCACTAACCGATTATACTATTGGTATTGCTTCCATTGAAAAGATGGTAGAAAAAATGCAAGAACTTCCTTGGCCGATTTATAAAATAAAATTAGGTACTAAAGAAGATATTGCCATTGTAACAGAACTTAGAAAACATACTAATGCAATCTTCAGAATTGATGCTAATTGCGGTTGGGATGTCGAAGAAACTATAAAGAACGCTGTAATATTAAAAAAATTAGGTGTAGAATTTTTAGAACAACCTTTAAAAGCCGACAATTGGGACGGACATAAGGAAGTTTTTAAACATTCTGTTTTACCTATTATTGCTGATGAAAGCTGTATTATTGAAGAAGATGTAGCAAAATGTCACAATCATTTTCATGGTGTAAATGTCAAGTTAGTAAAATGTGGCGGTCTCACTCCGGGGCGAAGAATGATTCAAGAAGCCAAGAAGTTAGGTTTAAAAACTATGGTGGGGTGCATGACCGAATCGACTGTAGGAATATCTGCAATTGCACAATTATTACCACAACTTGATTATGTTGATATGGATGGCGGACTGCTTTTAGCAGAAGATATTGCAACTGGTGTAACAATAGATTTTGGAAAAATATCCTATTCTGAACTCAATGGAACTGGCGTGACTTTAATTTAA
- a CDS encoding aminotransferase class I/II-fold pyridoxal phosphate-dependent enzyme, which translates to MKVNQFPDRIIEVDNKEFLYFGGTAYLGLPANAAFQQLVIQNILKWGTAYGSSRSANIQLTAYENGEKFLANYIKAEAALTVSSGMLAGKLALEVLARQTDCFFHFPDTHAALKVPSSLPFFVGNKLNPRLLDSVSEKITILTDTVPSFRTQAIDLSILNSIPANKEITLLVDESHSLGILGKNGCGIYSDISLPTIKSKIMIASLGKAFGLTGGVIAGDKDFINEMKNLDTFISSAGMNAAFVQTMADAAAIYLQQHQKLTTNLKYIDTYLIKNKAIHFNINYPLIYPEIDAIKEILLANKIIATNFKYPTDTKDLNRIVITANHKKEDLDRIITILNQNQM; encoded by the coding sequence ATGAAAGTCAACCAATTTCCGGATCGAATAATTGAAGTCGACAATAAAGAATTTTTATATTTTGGTGGAACGGCTTATTTAGGTCTACCTGCAAATGCAGCCTTTCAGCAATTGGTCATCCAAAATATTTTAAAATGGGGAACCGCTTATGGCAGTTCTAGAAGTGCTAATATCCAACTAACGGCTTACGAGAATGGTGAAAAATTTTTAGCAAACTATATTAAAGCAGAAGCTGCACTTACAGTTTCCTCAGGAATGCTGGCTGGAAAATTAGCGCTTGAAGTTTTAGCTCGTCAAACGGATTGCTTTTTTCATTTTCCTGATACACATGCGGCACTTAAAGTACCTTCTAGCCTACCTTTTTTTGTCGGAAATAAATTAAATCCTCGTTTGCTAGATTCTGTGTCTGAAAAAATCACGATTCTAACAGATACTGTTCCGTCTTTTCGTACCCAAGCAATAGATCTTTCCATTTTAAATTCCATTCCTGCAAATAAAGAAATTACTTTGCTAGTGGATGAATCGCACTCACTAGGAATTCTAGGGAAAAATGGTTGCGGAATTTATTCGGATATTTCGCTTCCTACTATTAAAAGCAAAATTATGATAGCTTCATTAGGAAAAGCCTTTGGACTAACAGGCGGTGTTATTGCAGGCGACAAAGATTTTATAAATGAAATGAAAAACTTAGATACTTTTATTTCTAGCGCAGGCATGAATGCGGCATTTGTGCAAACTATGGCTGATGCAGCAGCAATTTATTTGCAACAGCATCAAAAATTAACAACTAACTTAAAGTATATTGACACCTATTTAATCAAAAATAAAGCAATTCATTTTAATATTAATTACCCATTAATTTATCCTGAAATTGACGCAATCAAGGAAATTCTGCTTGCCAATAAAATTATAGCTACTAATTTCAAATACCCAACAGACACAAAGGATTTGAATCGAATTGTAATCACTGCCAATCACAAAAAAGAAGATTTAGATCGCATAATTACTATTTTGAACCAAAATCAAATGTGA
- a CDS encoding DUF1456 family protein, with product MTNNDIFKKLRVALMLRDDQIVEILELVDFRITKSELGAFFRDEKHENYMECGDQVLRNFLNALVIHLRGTKENPKNPNDVLAKHKAQIPAKEGSKDRPEFKAKPRDEEKSRGDEAPSKSRPATKNTSKKQYPKGNSKPQVVEKVKFNFGKNKKS from the coding sequence ATGACAAACAACGATATCTTTAAAAAACTTCGTGTAGCTTTAATGCTTCGTGACGATCAAATAGTTGAAATATTAGAACTGGTAGATTTTAGAATCACTAAATCAGAATTAGGTGCTTTTTTCCGTGATGAAAAACATGAAAACTATATGGAATGTGGTGACCAAGTGTTGCGTAATTTCCTAAATGCATTAGTAATTCATTTACGTGGAACAAAAGAAAACCCGAAAAATCCAAACGATGTTTTAGCCAAACATAAAGCACAAATCCCTGCAAAAGAAGGATCAAAAGACAGACCTGAATTTAAGGCAAAACCAAGAGACGAAGAAAAGTCAAGAGGAGATGAAGCGCCTTCAAAATCAAGACCTGCGACAAAAAACACTTCTAAAAAGCAATACCCAAAAGGGAATTCAAAACCTCAAGTTGTAGAGAAAGTGAAATTTAACTTCGGTAAGAATAAAAAATCATAA
- a CDS encoding oxidoreductase produces the protein MKTALVIGSTGLIGSHLLNLLLESSQYDKVVTFVKRDTGITHPKLRQHIIDFDKPETYKELVFGDDFFCTIGTTIKNAGSQQAFRKVDFEYPKQFARFALLNKVKHYLIISSLGADAKSGNFYLKTKGEIQDLLKDCNFESVSVLQPSLLLGDRTEFRFGEKVGGFFMKMLPFLFFGNLKKYKPIESTTVAKALLKIAQNNNKGFKIYESDLIQEIGE, from the coding sequence GTGAAAACGGCATTGGTAATTGGTAGTACTGGTTTAATAGGTTCACATCTATTGAATTTACTTTTAGAAAGCTCCCAGTACGATAAAGTAGTCACTTTCGTAAAAAGAGATACAGGAATAACGCATCCAAAATTAAGGCAACACATCATTGATTTTGACAAGCCGGAAACCTACAAGGAATTAGTTTTTGGTGATGATTTCTTTTGTACTATTGGTACCACTATCAAAAATGCAGGAAGCCAACAGGCTTTTAGAAAAGTTGATTTTGAATACCCAAAACAGTTTGCCAGATTTGCGTTACTAAATAAAGTGAAACACTATTTGATTATTTCATCTCTTGGTGCTGATGCAAAATCCGGAAACTTCTATTTGAAAACCAAAGGAGAAATTCAAGATTTACTTAAAGATTGTAATTTCGAAAGTGTGTCTGTATTGCAACCTTCATTGCTATTAGGAGATCGAACTGAATTCAGATTCGGAGAAAAAGTAGGTGGTTTTTTCATGAAAATGCTTCCTTTTTTATTCTTTGGGAATTTAAAAAAATACAAACCTATTGAAAGTACAACAGTAGCTAAAGCTCTTTTAAAAATTGCTCAAAATAACAACAAAGGTTTCAAAATATACGAATCAGATCTGATTCAAGAAATTGGAGAATAA
- a CDS encoding endonuclease/exonuclease/phosphatase family protein, with product MRIVNWNCNGAFRKKFSLLQQFDADIIVIQECENPERSNDKLYKEWATNFIWIGENKNKGLGIFCKDSLKLSNNNWETNELKYFISATINEDFNIIGLWNHHANSPTFGYIGQFWKYLQINKSLMQKTLIVGDFNSNKIWDKWDRWWNHTDVVRELEELGIRSLYHEYFNEEQGEEKTPTFYLQKNSLKPYHIDYVFADKKLFESAKKFEIGEKNKWSEWSDHMPILIEL from the coding sequence ATGAGAATAGTAAACTGGAATTGCAACGGTGCATTTAGAAAGAAATTTAGTTTGCTTCAACAATTCGATGCTGATATTATTGTAATTCAAGAATGTGAAAATCCTGAAAGATCAAATGATAAATTGTATAAGGAATGGGCAACTAACTTTATCTGGATTGGAGAAAATAAAAACAAAGGACTTGGAATATTCTGCAAAGACTCTTTAAAACTTTCAAATAATAATTGGGAAACAAATGAACTTAAGTATTTTATTTCTGCGACTATTAATGAAGATTTTAATATAATAGGATTATGGAATCATCATGCAAACTCACCTACTTTTGGCTATATAGGACAGTTTTGGAAATACTTACAAATCAATAAATCATTAATGCAAAAAACTTTAATTGTTGGTGACTTCAATAGTAATAAAATTTGGGATAAGTGGGATAGATGGTGGAATCACACCGATGTAGTAAGGGAATTAGAAGAGCTAGGAATTAGAAGTTTATACCACGAATATTTTAACGAAGAACAAGGCGAAGAAAAAACTCCAACTTTTTATTTGCAGAAAAACAGTTTAAAACCATATCATATTGATTATGTATTTGCAGATAAAAAACTTTTCGAAAGCGCAAAAAAATTTGAAATTGGAGAAAAGAATAAATGGTCAGAATGGAGTGATCATATGCCTATATTAATTGAACTATAA
- a CDS encoding protein adenylyltransferase SelO, with protein sequence MKLHIKNNFTTELPADSSEINIPRQVEQACYSFVLPKKPSNPSLIHASEEVASSLGLSQEDIFSTEFLNIFSGNTIYSGTKPYALGYAGHQFGNWAGQLGDGRAINLTEVFHENKSYTLQLKGAGPTPYSRTADGFAVLRSSIREYLCAEAMHYLGVPTTRSLSLMLSGDQVLRDVLYNGNPAYEKGAIVCRVAPSFIRFGSFELFASREDLVNLRLLADFTIKHHFHHIKVEGVEKYLAFFQEVTQNTLKMIVEWQRVGFVHGVMNTDNMSIHGITIDYGPYGWLEDYNSNWTPNTTDNQHKRYRFGNQPEIALWNLYQLANALYPLINDAKPLEAILNAYASDYEKEYLNMMQNKLGLQDKLDDDLFLVNRLTELLEKEEIDMTIFFRNLSNVNKENSVSESFDTIRDAFYNEKDLNETILKDWYDWFEIYNFRINEQTQSDLDRKDKMNAVNPKYVLRNYMTQLCIDDADKGDYSLLNELFEMLKKPYDEQLDFQKWFAKRPDWARDKVGCSMLSCSS encoded by the coding sequence ATGAAACTTCATATAAAAAATAATTTTACTACAGAATTACCTGCTGACTCTAGCGAGATAAATATTCCAAGACAAGTCGAGCAAGCTTGTTATTCCTTTGTTTTACCCAAAAAGCCCTCAAATCCGTCACTAATTCATGCTTCAGAGGAAGTGGCTAGTTCTTTAGGATTATCCCAAGAAGATATATTTTCAACTGAATTTTTAAATATTTTTTCAGGAAATACAATTTACTCAGGCACGAAACCGTATGCTTTGGGTTATGCTGGACATCAATTCGGGAATTGGGCTGGACAATTGGGTGATGGACGTGCGATCAATCTTACCGAAGTTTTTCATGAAAATAAGTCATACACTTTGCAACTAAAAGGAGCAGGGCCTACGCCATATTCCAGAACAGCAGATGGTTTTGCCGTTTTGCGTTCTTCTATTCGTGAGTATTTGTGCGCCGAAGCGATGCATTATTTAGGCGTTCCTACCACACGTTCGCTTTCGTTGATGCTTTCTGGTGACCAAGTCCTTCGTGATGTATTGTATAATGGAAATCCTGCCTACGAAAAAGGCGCTATCGTTTGTAGAGTGGCTCCTTCTTTTATTCGTTTTGGTAGTTTTGAATTATTTGCTTCTAGAGAAGATCTTGTAAATCTCAGATTATTGGCAGATTTTACTATCAAGCATCATTTTCATCATATTAAAGTGGAAGGAGTCGAAAAATATTTGGCCTTTTTCCAAGAAGTTACCCAAAATACGCTCAAGATGATAGTCGAATGGCAACGTGTTGGTTTCGTCCATGGCGTTATGAATACGGATAATATGTCCATTCATGGCATAACGATAGATTACGGACCTTACGGTTGGCTAGAAGATTATAATTCTAATTGGACGCCAAATACTACGGATAACCAACATAAAAGATACCGTTTTGGGAACCAACCTGAAATTGCGCTTTGGAATTTATACCAATTAGCGAACGCTTTGTATCCACTCATCAATGATGCTAAACCACTTGAAGCTATTTTAAATGCTTATGCTTCTGATTATGAAAAGGAATACTTAAATATGATGCAAAATAAGCTTGGCTTACAAGACAAACTTGATGATGATCTGTTTTTAGTGAACCGTTTGACTGAATTGCTTGAAAAAGAAGAAATAGATATGACTATTTTCTTTAGAAATTTGAGCAACGTGAATAAAGAAAATTCAGTTTCTGAATCTTTTGATACAATAAGAGATGCTTTTTATAACGAAAAAGATTTGAATGAAACAATCTTAAAAGATTGGTACGATTGGTTTGAAATTTATAATTTTAGAATCAACGAGCAAACACAATCCGACTTAGACAGAAAAGATAAAATGAATGCTGTAAATCCTAAATATGTATTGCGGAATTATATGACGCAATTGTGTATTGATGATGCTGATAAAGGAGATTATTCGTTGCTAAATGAACTATTCGAAATGCTTAAAAAACCGTATGATGAGCAACTTGATTTCCAAAAGTGGTTTGCTAAAAGACCTGATTGGGCTAGAGATAAAGTTGGGTGCTCGATGTTGAGTTGTAGTTCTTAA
- the sucC gene encoding ADP-forming succinate--CoA ligase subunit beta, translated as MNIHEYQGKEILASYGVRIQRGIVANNPVEAVAAAKQLTIETGTSWYVVKAQVHAGGRGKGGGVKLAKNLQQVEEISEQIIGMQLITPQTSAEGKRVHKVLIAEDVYYPGESETSEFYVSVLLNRATGRNMIMYSTEGGMDIEEVAEHTPHLIFTEEVDPAVGLQGFQARRIAFNLGLSGNAFKEMVKFIDSLYNAYIGSDASMFEINPVLKTSDNKIMAVDAKVNIDDNALYRQKKYADMRDIREENPIEVEAKEVGLNYVDLDGTVGCMVNGAGLAMATMDLIKYAGFEPANFLDVGGTADAKRVETAFRIILKDQNVKAILINIFGGIVRCDRVAQGVVDAYKNMGDAIKVPIIVRLQGTNAAIAKELIDNSGMPILSAVEFQEAADQVKAALS; from the coding sequence ATGAACATACACGAATATCAAGGAAAAGAGATTTTAGCAAGTTACGGAGTTCGCATTCAACGCGGAATCGTTGCAAATAACCCAGTAGAAGCCGTTGCTGCTGCAAAACAATTAACTATCGAAACAGGTACAAGTTGGTATGTTGTAAAAGCCCAAGTTCATGCAGGTGGACGTGGAAAAGGTGGTGGAGTTAAACTTGCCAAAAACTTACAACAAGTAGAAGAAATTTCAGAGCAAATTATCGGAATGCAATTGATTACGCCTCAAACATCTGCTGAAGGTAAAAGAGTGCATAAAGTTTTAATCGCTGAGGATGTTTACTATCCAGGTGAAAGTGAAACTTCTGAGTTTTATGTTTCTGTACTGTTAAACAGAGCTACAGGACGTAATATGATTATGTATTCTACTGAAGGTGGAATGGATATTGAAGAAGTAGCAGAACACACACCACACTTAATCTTTACTGAAGAAGTTGACCCTGCGGTAGGATTACAAGGTTTTCAAGCAAGAAGAATTGCTTTTAACTTAGGTCTTTCTGGAAATGCTTTCAAAGAAATGGTGAAATTCATCGACTCTTTATACAATGCGTATATTGGATCTGATGCTTCGATGTTTGAAATCAACCCGGTTTTAAAAACATCTGATAATAAAATTATGGCTGTAGATGCTAAAGTAAATATCGATGATAATGCTTTATACAGACAAAAGAAATATGCTGATATGCGTGACATTCGTGAGGAGAACCCAATCGAAGTTGAAGCTAAAGAAGTAGGTTTAAACTATGTTGATCTTGATGGTACAGTAGGATGTATGGTGAACGGAGCTGGTTTAGCGATGGCAACTATGGATTTAATCAAGTATGCTGGTTTTGAACCTGCAAACTTCCTTGATGTAGGTGGAACTGCTGATGCAAAACGTGTTGAAACTGCTTTCCGTATTATTTTAAAAGATCAAAACGTAAAAGCAATCTTAATCAATATTTTTGGTGGAATCGTTCGTTGTGACCGTGTGGCACAAGGAGTTGTTGATGCATACAAAAATATGGGAGATGCTATAAAAGTGCCAATCATTGTACGTTTACAAGGTACTAATGCAGCTATTGCTAAAGAATTAATTGATAATTCAGGAATGCCAATTTTATCTGCTGTTGAATTTCAAGAAGCTGCAGACCAAGTAAAAGCTGCTCTTTCTTAA